The genome window CTTTTCTTTTAAGGTATCCAAAATCGCCGGTGTAAAGCCGTTTTCATAGCCTTCATCAAAGGTCAGATAAACCACCTTTTCCTCGGTATTCCCCAAATAATATGCGCCGTACTTGGCCAAATCCAATTGATAATAGCCCGTAACCGGCAGATGCTCTTTATTGCGTTTAAAACTCCAGGATTGAGCCTCCGTACTTAATTCCTCCATAGTAATCGGCGGGTTATATTCGGTCTGATTACTGAATTGGTTGACAATTTCCGGTCCGGTATTTTTAACCGGTTCCTTCTTCTTGTTTTCCGTTTCACCGGAGGTTTCCGTTTCCGCCGGACCGGTTTTTGCCGGTTCCTTTTCTTCCGCCTTTTCCGGCTCGCCCTTCTGCTCCGGCACAGGCTCCGGCTTGGTCTCCTCTGTCTTTTCCGCTGCAGTTTTATTGCTTTCGCCCGCTGTCGTTTTTTCTTCCACCGCCTTCTCGTCCGGCTGCTTTGTATCCGCCGGCTGTCCGCTTTCGGTTGTTTCTTTGGGCTGCAAGGTCTTGGCCTTATCCTGCGGCAACTCCATAGAACCGCAGCCGGTCAGGATCGCCCACACCAGCACCAGTGCCAAATATCGCTTCATCTTATCCCATCCTTTCCGGCATTTGCCTGCTACTGAATGTCCTCCATCTTTTCTTTAATAAATTCCTTTCCCGTCGCTCCGGCCATTATCGACACCAAAACACCGTCGCTGCCGATAAAAGCATTGGTCGGAAAAGCACTGATTCGATAAGCCTGCATAACTTCTCCGGTTTCATCAAACAGAACCGGAATATCCTTGGAGTAGCCCTGCTCGTCATACCAGCTCTTAAAATCTTCTGCCGACTGCTCACCGCTAAAACCCGGCGCGACAATGGTATAAATCTCAAAATCCCGTTCTTCCGCCGCCAGTTCACCTAAAGACGGCATACTTTTGCGGCACGGCGGGCACCAGGATGCCCAAAACTTTAAATACACCTTTTTGCCCTGCAGGCTGCTCAGCGAAACTTCCTCGCCGTTCATATCCTTTAAGGTAAAATCCGGCGCCGCTACACCCTTATTTTTGGCTTTGCCGCTTTCCTTCTCTGCCGCCTCCTGCCGGTCAGTATTTGTTGTCTCCGAACTCTGGTCTGCTGCTTTTTCCTGACCGCTGTTTGCTTGCGATTCGGTATTTTTTCCATTTTCACCGCCGCATGCCGTAAACAGCATAACCGCCAGCAAAACGCTGAAATATTTGATCCATGTTTTTTTCATAAAGTTCCTCCTTTTCAGTAAGTCTAAACTTCCAAATCCCGGCATCCTGTCCGGGACTTTCTCTTGGTTCATAAAAGTATGCGTCTAATACAACCACCTTTGCAGATAGGCCGTGATTTGATTCAAACCGTTGCTCATCAACAGGATTCCCATAAAAATGATCAGCCCGCCGCCCAGCTTTTTAAACAGCGGCAGGTGCTTCCGCAGGCCGCTGATTTTTCCCAGAAAAATATCGGAAAAAACCGAGATAACAAAGAAGGGAATCATCATTCCGGCCGCATAAATCAGCATCAAAAGCACCGACCGGATTTCCTGACCGCCGGCTGAGGACAGCGCCAGCACCGAAAACATAATCGGCCCGATACAGGGCGTCCAGCCAAAACTAAAGAGCAGTCCCAGCAGAAAAGCCGACAGATATTCATTGCCGATGCTCCTTTTCATCGTCAGTTTTCTTTCTCTTTCCAAAAAGTTCAGCTTCAAAACGCCGACCTGATGAAGTCCCAGCAGCACTACCACGCCGCCGGCCACCGGATAAAAATATTTGCCCTGCAAAAGCTGCCCCAGTACCCCGGCGCCAAAGCCCAACATCAAAAAGGTAACGGAAATGCCGAGAACAAATAATATTGTTTTAATCAATTTGCCGGTTTGGATTTTTAAACGGCCAATCGCCAAACTTTTTCCCCGCCCGCTTTCATCCGATAAAATGCCGATATAAACCGGCAGCACCGGTAAAATGCAGGGTGAAAAAAAGGAAAGCAAACCGCCTAAAAAAACCGCTCCGCTGTTAATTGCCTGATTCATATTCTTCCTTTCTTAACTTACTCTGCCACAGTTCGGACAAGCAGATCTGAAAAAGCTTATCTGAACCGTCATCTATCTTGGTCAAGCCTTCTCTTAACCGGCCGCCGAAAGCAAAACTTCCTGCCTGTTTCCTGGCAAGCGCCCCAAGAAAGCCTTTCACCGGTTAAGGGAATGGCCTTAGTATATCATACCGCCACTGGCTTTGCTATAAAAATTCGGTTAATTCTCACAGCAAATCTTAATCCTTTTCGACTGTTTTCAATGTTTAGACAAAGAAAGCCGGCATCGGATTCGGCAAAGCTTGAAAAAGCAATGGTTTCGGTTCGGCGGAGCTTATTTTATTCCTAATCATTTTCTAAGCTGATTGCGCTTGATTTTTAAAGTATTTTTGTTAAAATTGTAATAAAGTAACAGCAGTGTCAAAAGTATGAAAATCCGTTGCCGGACTTTGCCGCAAAAGGGTTTATCGCGTTTGACCATTCCGGAAAAATGCTGTTACGCGATTCCTTATCCATGTGGGGGCTGATATGAATAGAATAAATTATTTCCATTTGTTTATGGCCATGTTTTTAAATGCCTTCCTGCTCATTCCCTTTGCGCTGGTATGGCTTGGTATTTTTGTATTGGTTTTTTTCGGAATTTCCGGCTTTTTAGGCGGTATTTTTTTGCTGCTCACTCATTTGACCACTTTTCGCGTCACTGCCATTCCGGCTGCACTGTATGATAATTCCCTGATTTTATTTGCTTATGTTTTCTTTTTAATTGGACTGGGCGGCCTGCTGCTGTTGCTGATGGCTTTTGCGATTCCGACGGTTTTGGCTCTGGCCAGAAAATATTATCGCTGGAATCAAAGTTTTGTCCGGGGAGGCATTCGATGAAAAACAAAAAAACTGTTTTTTTATTTTTTCTTTCTCTTTTTTCCGCCTGCCTGATCATCGCCTGCGGGCTTTTTTGCACTTTTCTGTATCAGAATGGTCTGACCTGGTCCGAATATTGGCAAAACTCACAAGTCTACGGCAGTATTCCTCTGCCTCAGATTAAGTTCACCAAAGGCATCAGTACCCGGCATCAGGAGCTGACTTTTGCAGCTGTGCCCAAAATCGGTATTACCGTGGATATTGAAACGGTTTCTTTTGTTGAGGAAGATCGGCAGGATATTCTGGTGGTTTACGATTATCGTCACCCCAATTCACCGGAATATGATATTGATTTTAAAGCCTTTGTAAGTG of Lachnospiraceae bacterium oral taxon 500 contains these proteins:
- a CDS encoding thioredoxin — encoded protein: MLFTACGGENGKNTESQANSGQEKAADQSSETTNTDRQEAAEKESGKAKNKGVAAPDFTLKDMNGEEVSLSSLQGKKVYLKFWASWCPPCRKSMPSLGELAAEERDFEIYTIVAPGFSGEQSAEDFKSWYDEQGYSKDIPVLFDETGEVMQAYRISAFPTNAFIGSDGVLVSIMAGATGKEFIKEKMEDIQ
- a CDS encoding cytochrome C biogenesis protein, yielding MNQAINSGAVFLGGLLSFFSPCILPVLPVYIGILSDESGRGKSLAIGRLKIQTGKLIKTILFVLGISVTFLMLGFGAGVLGQLLQGKYFYPVAGGVVVLLGLHQVGVLKLNFLERERKLTMKRSIGNEYLSAFLLGLLFSFGWTPCIGPIMFSVLALSSAGGQEIRSVLLMLIYAAGMMIPFFVISVFSDIFLGKISGLRKHLPLFKKLGGGLIIFMGILLMSNGLNQITAYLQRWLY